One window of the Mycoplasmopsis anatis genome contains the following:
- a CDS encoding alpha-amylase family glycosyl hydrolase: MKTIKLEDRVIYQIFPRSFYDANNDGNGDLKGITAKLDYIKELGCNAIWLCPIYDTNFVDAGYDVLDYKNVWSKFGTLEDFKEMTTKAREKGIDIIMDIVLNHVSNEHEWFKKACESTNNKEHNYFIWREKLSTEEQKAMSIFGGSAWEFVPSVNKYYFHLFAKEQVDLNWAHPDTIKAMSSVIDFWYDLGVRGFRFDAIKHIAKTFTDVDSNPAFAWCDGAVEYLKEFNKIALKNKDDAFILGESSGINVEETIKYGSGNDKVSDNFYNFCWWWIGWGRTGRNGYDANWDYRNFAKQFKEFQENEQIKPWMITNFLSNHDTSRSVSRWGSETFFRKESAKTHALLLMSAKGVPCIYYGEEIGLLNNVFSKRKDFMDCDIHNGFAELVDQKKIYSESEMLKWCNINSRDSGRAIMQWDNSINSGFNSGTQTWIKNSNRALEINVENDKKDPESIFNFYKTLINLRKDKFHDLFIYGTSRVNLQNGGAIEVMRELNGQTICFYINMTANEINFDRVKGELILSSYHDSKNSEKYLRPYESIMILKG, from the coding sequence ATGAAAACAATAAAATTAGAAGATAGAGTAATTTATCAAATATTTCCTAGATCATTTTATGATGCTAATAATGATGGAAATGGTGATTTAAAAGGAATTACTGCTAAATTAGATTACATTAAAGAACTTGGATGTAATGCTATTTGACTTTGTCCAATTTATGACACAAATTTTGTTGATGCAGGATATGATGTTTTAGACTATAAAAATGTTTGAAGTAAATTTGGTACACTTGAAGATTTCAAAGAAATGACAACTAAAGCTCGTGAAAAAGGAATTGACATTATCATGGATATTGTCCTAAATCACGTTTCAAACGAACATGAGTGATTCAAAAAAGCTTGTGAGTCAACGAATAATAAAGAACACAACTATTTTATTTGAAGAGAAAAATTAAGTACTGAAGAACAAAAAGCAATGAGTATTTTTGGTGGTAGTGCTTGAGAATTTGTACCTTCTGTTAATAAATATTACTTCCATTTATTTGCAAAAGAACAGGTTGACTTAAACTGAGCTCACCCAGACACAATTAAAGCTATGAGCAGCGTTATTGATTTTTGATACGATTTAGGTGTAAGAGGATTCCGCTTTGATGCAATTAAACATATTGCTAAAACCTTTACTGATGTTGATTCAAATCCAGCTTTTGCTTGATGTGATGGAGCTGTTGAATATCTTAAAGAATTTAACAAAATTGCATTAAAAAACAAAGATGATGCATTTATTTTAGGTGAATCTAGCGGAATTAACGTTGAAGAAACAATTAAATATGGTTCAGGTAATGATAAAGTTTCAGATAATTTCTACAACTTCTGCTGATGATGAATAGGTTGAGGTAGAACTGGAAGAAACGGTTATGATGCAAATTGAGATTATCGTAATTTTGCTAAACAATTCAAAGAATTTCAAGAGAATGAACAAATTAAACCATGAATGATTACCAACTTTTTATCAAACCATGACACTTCAAGAAGTGTAAGTCGTTGAGGTTCAGAAACTTTCTTTAGAAAAGAATCTGCCAAAACTCATGCTCTTTTATTAATGTCTGCTAAAGGTGTTCCATGTATTTATTATGGTGAAGAAATTGGATTGTTAAATAATGTATTTTCTAAACGCAAAGATTTTATGGATTGTGATATTCACAACGGTTTTGCAGAATTAGTTGATCAAAAGAAAATATATAGCGAAAGCGAAATGTTAAAATGATGCAATATCAACTCTCGTGATAGTGGTCGTGCAATTATGCAATGAGATAATTCGATTAACTCAGGATTTAATAGTGGTACACAAACATGAATTAAAAACTCTAATCGAGCTTTAGAAATTAATGTGGAAAATGATAAAAAAGATCCAGAAAGTATTTTTAACTTCTATAAAACTTTAATTAATTTAAGAAAAGATAAATTCCATGATTTATTTATATATGGTACTTCAAGAGTAAATTTACAAAATGGTGGTGCTATTGAAGTTATGCGAGAATTAAATGGTCAAACTATTTGTTTTTATATAAATATGACTGCTAACGAAATTAATTTTGATAGAGTAAAAGGTGAATTAATTTTATCAAGCTACCATGACAGTAAAAATTCTGAAAAATATCTAAGACCATATGAGTCAATTATGATTTTGAAAGGCTAA
- a CDS encoding glycosyl hydrolase family 65 protein, with product MNYLKYDTKNKIITQDIFNPNVTAKTESIFSLGNGYLGIRSADEEKNVFNKEDFFVNGIFNKDSEDEVSELANLADLMTNTISINGIVFQIENTDIYKKSLDIKRGILLREVIAKRSFGTFKLSFERFVSQDDLNVYGQKITIDVIELNDNQDIDIRLFPSIDATVTNSGTQHFSEGSKLRPTQTSLRMQQKTTFSKRLVVHNLVTKFLINGELISGGTDDYIIEIKRRLIRFNIKANVKTGDRLELFKLMSVHTSVDDANEILSDEKVIENADKKLEMLLTSDYETLKNESIKKMNEKVWNQFDVEIYGDEKSEYEKLALDFGIFHLNSFVPKHSTFLNVGAKGLSGEGYQGHTYWDTEFFINPNYLFTEPKIVRNLLTYRYRGIESARNKAKEIKLREQESNLEGAQYPWEMAWPTDGEVCPYWGQADVVSGKQVPIASRRQEIHVSADVAFAIHQYYNITNDQDFMDKMGYEMIIDTAIFYSNRAEKQSDGSYSINDVMGPNEYKGNIDNNAYINRLAKYNIDLALHYIDKLTKNNSKLLNEILSRIPYSVNINKLEEVSKKLKQQLPNNDLIIAENDQFLALPRIDVTPFQLLGDAGKKLFSTQEGHKRLCSQLVKQADVVLLTYLMPELYNEEIRKANFEFYEPITTHDSSLSAATYAIEAIRLRKMSKAYQLFRYAINIDMGQNMHSSDAGIHAGSLAAIWQMIVFGYGGLSYYDDKITIDPVLPENWDKLRYKFSYLNTLIEVCVDKTHFILRTVKQGEKVKLWVRDSLVELSNNETKFEVRHA from the coding sequence ATGAATTATTTAAAATACGATACAAAAAATAAGATTATTACACAAGATATTTTTAATCCTAATGTGACTGCCAAAACTGAAAGTATTTTTTCACTAGGAAATGGTTATTTAGGAATAAGAAGCGCTGACGAAGAAAAAAATGTATTTAATAAAGAAGATTTTTTTGTAAATGGTATTTTCAATAAAGATAGTGAAGACGAGGTTAGTGAGTTAGCTAACTTAGCTGATCTAATGACAAATACAATCTCCATAAATGGGATTGTTTTTCAAATTGAAAATACTGATATTTATAAAAAATCTCTTGATATAAAAAGAGGGATTTTACTCAGAGAAGTAATTGCTAAACGTAGTTTTGGGACATTTAAGCTTAGTTTTGAACGTTTTGTTTCACAAGATGATTTAAATGTTTATGGACAAAAAATTACAATTGATGTAATTGAATTAAACGATAATCAAGATATTGACATTCGCTTATTCCCATCAATTGATGCTACTGTAACCAATAGTGGAACTCAACACTTTTCTGAAGGTTCTAAATTAAGACCAACACAAACTTCTTTAAGAATGCAACAAAAAACAACTTTTAGTAAACGTTTAGTTGTGCACAATTTAGTAACAAAATTTTTAATTAATGGTGAATTAATCTCTGGTGGAACAGATGATTATATTATTGAAATCAAACGTAGACTAATTAGATTTAATATTAAAGCCAATGTTAAAACAGGTGATAGGTTAGAATTGTTCAAATTAATGTCTGTTCATACTTCAGTTGATGATGCAAATGAAATTTTAAGTGATGAAAAAGTTATTGAAAATGCTGATAAAAAGTTAGAAATGTTATTAACTTCTGATTATGAAACACTCAAAAATGAATCAATTAAAAAAATGAATGAAAAAGTGTGAAATCAGTTTGATGTTGAAATTTATGGTGATGAAAAATCTGAATACGAAAAACTTGCACTAGATTTTGGGATTTTCCATTTAAATAGTTTTGTTCCGAAACATTCTACATTCTTAAATGTCGGAGCTAAAGGACTTTCAGGAGAAGGATATCAAGGACATACATATTGAGATACCGAGTTTTTCATTAATCCAAATTATCTTTTTACTGAACCTAAAATTGTTCGCAATTTATTAACTTATAGATACAGAGGAATTGAATCAGCTCGTAATAAAGCTAAAGAAATTAAATTAAGAGAACAAGAAAGCAATCTAGAAGGAGCACAATATCCTTGAGAAATGGCTTGACCTACAGATGGTGAGGTTTGTCCATATTGAGGTCAAGCTGATGTGGTTAGTGGAAAACAAGTTCCTATTGCTTCTAGAAGACAAGAAATACATGTTTCTGCTGATGTCGCTTTTGCTATTCATCAATATTACAATATAACCAATGATCAAGACTTCATGGATAAGATGGGTTATGAAATGATCATTGACACTGCGATTTTTTACTCAAATAGAGCAGAAAAACAATCTGACGGTTCATATTCAATTAATGATGTAATGGGACCTAATGAGTATAAAGGAAATATTGATAATAACGCTTACATCAATCGTTTAGCTAAATATAATATTGATTTAGCTTTACATTATATTGACAAATTAACTAAAAACAATAGCAAATTACTTAATGAAATTCTCTCAAGAATTCCATATTCAGTTAATATTAATAAGCTTGAAGAAGTATCTAAGAAATTAAAGCAACAACTTCCAAATAATGACTTAATTATCGCTGAAAATGACCAATTTTTAGCTCTTCCAAGAATTGATGTCACACCTTTTCAACTTCTTGGAGATGCAGGTAAAAAATTATTTAGCACACAAGAAGGACATAAACGTCTTTGCTCTCAATTAGTTAAACAAGCTGATGTTGTTTTATTAACTTATTTGATGCCTGAGTTATATAATGAAGAAATTAGAAAAGCTAACTTTGAATTTTATGAACCAATAACAACTCATGATTCTTCATTAAGTGCTGCAACATATGCTATTGAAGCAATTAGATTAAGAAAAATGTCTAAAGCTTATCAATTATTTAGATACGCTATAAATATAGATATGGGTCAAAATATGCACTCTTCTGATGCGGGAATTCATGCTGGTAGTTTAGCAGCAATTTGGCAGATGATTGTTTTTGGTTATGGTGGTCTTTCATATTACGATGATAAAATTACTATAGATCCTGTTCTCCCTGAAAATTGAGATAAACTAAGATATAAATTTAGTTATTTAAATACATTAATTGAAGTATGTGTTGATAAGACTCACTTCATATTAAGAACTGTAAAACAAGGTGAAAAAGTAAAATTATGAGTTAGAGATTCATTAGTAGAGTTAAGTAATAATGAAACAAAATTTGAGGTAAGACATGCTTAA
- the pgmB gene encoding beta-phosphoglucomutase, producing the protein MLKGILFDLDGVITDTAKLHYLAWKEIVAELGVNYTVEENEGLRGLPRKDTLLAILKLKNKDIPSDHIIDDLCHRKNELYKKYLSEELKSDSVLPGIIEFINEAKANNIKLAIASSSYNAPVILKKLGIYDKFDFIVNPGDVKKGKPAPDIFIAAAEGLKLQPNECIGIEDSVEGLNSIVSAKIFSVAITNNSNEDFSKADVQLSFTNSLDFNNIKKLFQSSKGTN; encoded by the coding sequence ATGCTTAAAGGTATTTTATTTGACCTTGATGGTGTAATTACTGATACAGCTAAATTACATTATTTAGCATGAAAAGAAATAGTAGCTGAATTAGGTGTAAATTATACTGTAGAAGAAAATGAAGGTCTTAGAGGATTGCCCAGAAAAGATACTTTATTAGCAATCCTAAAATTAAAAAATAAAGATATTCCATCAGATCATATTATTGATGATTTATGTCATAGAAAAAATGAATTATATAAAAAATATTTATCTGAAGAATTAAAATCAGACTCAGTTTTACCAGGAATAATTGAATTTATTAATGAAGCAAAAGCAAATAATATAAAATTAGCTATAGCTTCTAGTAGTTATAACGCTCCAGTAATTCTAAAAAAATTGGGAATTTACGATAAATTTGATTTTATTGTTAATCCTGGAGATGTAAAAAAAGGTAAACCAGCTCCGGATATTTTCATAGCTGCTGCAGAAGGATTAAAACTTCAACCTAATGAATGTATAGGTATTGAAGATTCGGTGGAAGGATTAAACTCTATTGTTTCGGCTAAAATATTTTCGGTAGCTATTACTAATAATTCTAACGAAGATTTTAGTAAGGCGGATGTTCAATTAAGTTTTACTAATTCACTTGACTTTAATAATATTAAAAAATTATTTCAAAGTAGTAAAGGCACCAATTAA
- the obgE gene encoding GTPase ObgE has product MAKFVDEVKVVLQAGKGGDGMISFRREAHVDKGGPDGGDGGNGGNVYFVGDLGKNTLLSFYKNKHIVAEDGVKGGPKNLYGANAKHTYIKVPVGTLVYNANKLVADVILPDTPYLVAKGGKGGRGNTKFKTSKNTAPRICENGLPGEKFEAKIVLKILSDVGVVGKPSAGKSTFLNAISNAKAKVAEYEFTTLVPQLGMVEFYENSFTVADLPGLIKGASLGKGLGSRFLKHIERCRVIAHIIDFGDPNKDPINDYLTIQKELLDCNLKLELKPQLIIANKSDLEHFKDNVAKFKDNFPEITLIEISAINRENMELVKKVLWEMIQKETMKPVEEESTEVEITYEAPYTVISPYYGHFEVYGPKVLELYNKIPLNSYDNLLRFNNILKKIGVWEQLIKLDIKPGDTVNIYEYQFQWEEE; this is encoded by the coding sequence ATGGCTAAATTCGTTGATGAAGTTAAGGTTGTGCTCCAAGCCGGAAAAGGTGGAGATGGAATGATTTCTTTCCGTAGAGAAGCCCATGTAGATAAAGGTGGCCCAGATGGTGGAGATGGTGGAAACGGCGGAAATGTATATTTTGTTGGTGATTTAGGAAAAAATACATTGCTAAGTTTTTACAAAAATAAGCACATTGTGGCTGAAGATGGTGTCAAAGGAGGTCCAAAAAATCTTTATGGTGCCAACGCTAAACACACATATATTAAAGTTCCGGTTGGAACACTTGTTTACAATGCTAATAAACTTGTAGCTGATGTAATTCTACCTGATACACCTTATTTAGTCGCTAAAGGTGGAAAAGGTGGAAGGGGAAACACTAAATTCAAAACATCTAAAAATACAGCACCAAGAATATGTGAAAATGGACTTCCTGGTGAGAAATTTGAAGCAAAAATCGTTCTTAAAATTCTTTCAGATGTTGGGGTTGTAGGTAAACCAAGTGCAGGTAAAAGCACATTCCTCAATGCTATTTCTAATGCAAAAGCAAAAGTTGCTGAGTATGAATTTACTACATTAGTTCCACAATTAGGAATGGTTGAATTTTACGAAAATAGCTTTACTGTGGCAGATTTACCTGGATTAATTAAAGGTGCAAGCTTAGGTAAAGGACTTGGTTCTCGTTTTCTTAAACATATTGAAAGATGTAGAGTTATTGCTCATATTATTGACTTTGGTGATCCTAATAAGGATCCAATTAATGACTACTTAACAATCCAAAAAGAATTATTAGATTGTAATTTAAAATTAGAATTAAAACCTCAATTAATTATTGCAAATAAGTCAGACTTAGAGCACTTCAAAGATAATGTTGCTAAATTTAAGGATAATTTCCCAGAAATAACATTAATTGAAATTTCGGCAATAAATCGTGAAAATATGGAACTAGTTAAAAAAGTATTATGAGAAATGATTCAAAAAGAAACTATGAAACCAGTTGAAGAAGAATCTACTGAAGTTGAAATCACATACGAAGCTCCTTATACAGTCATCTCTCCTTACTATGGTCATTTTGAAGTATATGGACCTAAGGTTTTGGAACTATACAATAAAATTCCACTAAATTCATATGATAACCTATTAAGATTTAACAATATTTTAAAAAAAATAGGAGTATGAGAACAATTAATTAAATTAGATATCAAACCAGGCGATACAGTTAATATCTATGAATATCAATTTCAATGAGAAGAAGAGTAA
- a CDS encoding ribulose-phosphate 3-epimerase → MSKKFVTPSLLNVDVNKRVEMANTLINNGISWIHYDVMDGKFVPNLAISKQEIINISKNTKEHFKDVHLMVENPTEYVEELKDYVDVFTFHYESIDEESLLDWLESKNTHYCKIGLAIKPNTNVEVVNKFAKYLSLVLVMSVEPGKGGQKFIESAYGKIQYLKKLRIDNGYDFLIQVDGGINNITGPECFKYGADACVAGTFLVKNPTSEQIKSILGRRFSK, encoded by the coding sequence ATGAGTAAAAAATTCGTTACACCAAGCTTATTGAATGTAGATGTCAACAAAAGAGTCGAAATGGCAAATACACTAATTAATAATGGTATTAGTTGAATTCATTATGATGTTATGGATGGTAAATTTGTTCCTAACTTAGCAATTTCAAAGCAAGAAATTATAAATATTTCTAAAAATACCAAGGAACATTTTAAAGATGTACATTTAATGGTCGAAAACCCAACAGAATATGTTGAAGAATTAAAAGACTACGTTGATGTTTTTACTTTTCATTACGAGTCTATTGATGAAGAGTCTTTATTAGATTGATTGGAATCTAAAAATACACATTATTGTAAAATAGGATTAGCAATTAAACCAAATACTAATGTTGAAGTTGTGAATAAATTTGCAAAATACCTTTCTTTAGTTTTAGTTATGTCTGTTGAACCTGGTAAAGGTGGACAAAAATTCATCGAAAGTGCTTATGGTAAAATTCAATACCTTAAGAAATTAAGAATAGATAATGGATATGACTTTTTGATTCAAGTTGATGGTGGAATTAACAATATCACTGGACCTGAGTGTTTCAAATATGGTGCAGATGCCTGCGTAGCTGGAACTTTCTTGGTTAAAAATCCAACTAGCGAACAAATTAAATCAATTTTGGGTAGAAGATTTTCTAAATAA
- the rsgA gene encoding ribosome small subunit-dependent GTPase A, with product MKGKIYSIVSGIYEIKNLDNSIISIPGSGKLRFNNLTPLVGDFVEHDDKMILEILNRKNNFIRPKVANVDQVIVVMSLKEPEFSSFLMDKFLSIIEFKEIKPVLFFTKIDLVDNFYWIEEYKKCGYEVYLIDNKNESDLNKIRQIFKDKTNVFLGQTGVGKTTTINRLSKNNFETQQISKALGRGKHTTRVVRIIEFNNGELIDTPGFSSLDLDINSLELAQSFELFKKHFPNCKYRSCLHINENLHDCAIKRQINISIPQWRYKNYLKLSKETKKERWNE from the coding sequence ATGAAAGGCAAAATTTATTCAATAGTTTCAGGAATATATGAAATAAAAAACTTAGATAATTCAATAATTTCAATTCCAGGTAGTGGTAAGCTAAGATTTAATAATCTAACACCATTAGTTGGTGATTTTGTTGAACATGACGATAAGATGATTTTAGAAATTCTAAACAGAAAAAATAATTTTATTCGACCTAAGGTTGCTAATGTAGACCAAGTTATTGTTGTCATGAGTTTAAAAGAGCCTGAATTCAGTTCATTTTTAATGGATAAATTCCTCTCAATTATTGAGTTTAAGGAAATTAAACCAGTATTATTTTTCACTAAAATTGATCTTGTAGATAATTTTTATTGAATTGAAGAATATAAAAAATGCGGATATGAAGTTTACTTAATTGATAATAAAAATGAATCTGATTTGAATAAGATTAGACAAATATTTAAGGATAAAACAAATGTATTTTTAGGACAAACTGGAGTAGGTAAAACAACAACCATTAATCGTTTGTCCAAAAATAATTTTGAAACACAACAAATTAGTAAAGCTCTTGGCCGGGGAAAACATACAACTAGAGTAGTTAGAATTATTGAATTTAATAACGGAGAATTGATTGACACTCCAGGTTTCAGTTCATTGGATTTGGACATAAATTCACTAGAATTAGCTCAAAGTTTTGAACTATTTAAAAAACATTTTCCAAATTGTAAATATCGTTCATGTTTACATATAAATGAAAACTTACATGATTGTGCAATCAAAAGGCAAATTAACATTTCAATTCCACAATGAAGATATAAAAATTATTTAAAATTAAGTAAAGAGACAAAAAAGGAGAGATGAAATGAGTAA
- a CDS encoding serine/threonine-protein kinase — MSRSYTELPFRESRVYKSYTILKLIGTGGMSSVFLVNKKNKPNELYALKYRIQDNNNNNYIRFKREIELLQKISSPNVPKLFDYHIDEKEQYFVMEYVNGKSLKSMIEENGFLNSRLAVSFAKQIAAGIGELHSNGIVHRDIKSTNILISDKLTVKIIDLGISMSSEHNNQRLTKTHSIIGSVYYLAPELIDDNTKITKQVDIYALGVLLFEMLTGKYPFTNKNAIQTIQMHKENEFPRVREFREVPQALENVILKATAKNPNNRYESMWEFRKDIDTCLLTSRSLEAPISAKTAKVKKNIADYTSSWRFNLILISVLVLISAILITISILI; from the coding sequence ATGTCTAGAAGTTATACAGAATTACCTTTTAGAGAATCAAGAGTTTATAAAAGTTACACAATATTAAAATTAATTGGAACAGGTGGAATGAGTTCAGTTTTTTTGGTTAATAAAAAAAATAAACCTAATGAGTTATACGCATTAAAATACCGTATTCAAGACAATAATAACAACAATTATATACGTTTCAAACGAGAAATTGAACTGCTTCAAAAAATCAGTTCACCTAATGTTCCCAAACTTTTTGATTACCACATTGATGAAAAAGAACAATATTTTGTAATGGAATATGTTAATGGTAAAAGCTTAAAATCAATGATTGAAGAAAATGGCTTTTTGAATTCGCGCTTAGCTGTAAGTTTTGCAAAACAAATTGCTGCTGGTATTGGAGAGCTACACTCTAATGGAATTGTTCATAGAGATATTAAAAGTACCAATATTCTTATTTCAGATAAATTAACTGTTAAAATAATCGATTTAGGGATTTCTATGTCAAGCGAGCACAATAATCAACGTTTGACTAAAACACATAGTATAATTGGTTCAGTGTATTATTTGGCACCGGAGTTAATCGATGATAATACTAAAATCACTAAGCAAGTCGATATATACGCACTTGGTGTGTTACTTTTTGAAATGTTGACTGGAAAATATCCATTTACTAACAAAAATGCTATTCAAACAATTCAAATGCATAAAGAAAACGAGTTCCCTAGAGTCAGAGAATTTAGAGAAGTACCACAGGCATTAGAAAATGTAATTCTAAAAGCAACTGCTAAAAATCCAAATAACCGGTATGAATCGATGTGAGAATTTAGAAAAGATATCGATACTTGCTTACTTACATCACGTTCGCTTGAAGCTCCTATTTCAGCAAAAACTGCCAAAGTTAAAAAAAATATAGCTGATTACACAAGTAGTTGAAGATTCAATCTTATCTTGATTTCTGTATTGGTTTTAATCAGCGCAATCTTAATAACAATTTCAATTTTAATTTAG
- a CDS encoding PP2C family protein-serine/threonine phosphatase, protein MQWLAKSIKGDFRDENQDRVEIIEKDNTVLALLCDGMGGHFGGSFASSIAVNVIVNEFLNSFNQNLADHKKWFYDLIDIVKINMKKQSINEEMHDMGTTLTAALIFRKQKKIIIFNSGDSRTYILNKNDDLIQITVDHNYYNQLIQEGYDKIVANSQRESKYLTSALGPSKKTTLEVFELNTESYMKTKSILLTSDGIHGFINNDEIELIVKNSDLSLKSRIETILTSAQIANSNDNMSVAIIDFDEEDYV, encoded by the coding sequence ATGCAATGATTAGCAAAATCGATTAAAGGTGATTTTAGAGACGAAAATCAAGATAGAGTTGAAATTATAGAAAAAGATAATACCGTTTTAGCACTTTTATGTGATGGAATGGGAGGCCACTTCGGTGGTTCTTTTGCTTCATCAATAGCTGTAAATGTAATTGTTAATGAATTCCTAAATAGCTTTAACCAGAATCTAGCTGATCATAAAAAATGATTCTATGACTTGATTGATATTGTCAAAATAAACATGAAAAAACAATCAATTAATGAAGAAATGCATGATATGGGGACAACCTTAACTGCTGCACTTATTTTCAGAAAACAAAAGAAAATTATTATTTTCAACTCAGGAGACTCACGAACATACATACTCAATAAAAATGATGATCTAATCCAAATAACCGTAGATCACAATTATTACAATCAATTAATTCAAGAAGGATACGATAAAATAGTAGCCAATTCTCAAAGAGAGTCTAAATACTTAACAAGTGCTCTTGGTCCAAGTAAAAAAACAACCTTAGAAGTATTTGAATTAAACACTGAAAGTTACATGAAGACTAAAAGCATCTTGCTAACAAGTGATGGAATTCATGGTTTTATAAATAATGATGAAATTGAACTTATTGTAAAAAATTCGGACTTATCTCTAAAAAGTAGAATTGAAACAATTTTAACTAGTGCTCAAATAGCTAATTCCAACGATAATATGAGTGTCGCAATTATAGATTTTGATGAGGAAGATTATGTCTAG
- the gmk gene encoding guanylate kinase, with the protein MDKDSIIKKTPLVIFSGPSGVGKGTVERLLFEYDELRLSLSCSATTRKPREGEINGIHYYFYDKSLFQQMIKGREFIEFSYHFDNYYGTLYTELTRISNRGMTPMLEIETRGAKQVIQKLKDDPRYHLITIFLLPPSIDDLKNRILKRGSEDIHTMKARLHKATEEIAESSVFKYKIINDIPERAANEIKEILYKELGIKCND; encoded by the coding sequence ATGGATAAAGATAGTATTATAAAGAAAACCCCGTTAGTTATTTTTTCTGGTCCTAGTGGAGTTGGTAAAGGAACAGTAGAAAGATTATTATTTGAATACGATGAGTTACGCTTATCGCTATCTTGTTCTGCAACCACTAGAAAACCAAGAGAAGGTGAAATTAACGGAATACATTACTATTTTTACGATAAATCATTATTTCAACAAATGATAAAAGGAAGAGAATTTATTGAATTTTCTTATCATTTTGATAATTACTATGGAACTTTATATACTGAGTTAACTAGAATTTCAAATCGCGGGATGACTCCAATGTTGGAGATTGAAACTCGTGGTGCTAAACAGGTAATTCAAAAATTAAAGGATGATCCTAGATATCATTTAATTACAATTTTTTTACTTCCGCCTTCGATTGACGATCTAAAAAATAGAATTTTAAAAAGAGGTTCGGAAGATATCCATACAATGAAAGCTAGATTACACAAAGCGACTGAGGAAATTGCTGAATCTAGTGTATTTAAGTATAAAATTATTAACGATATACCTGAACGTGCTGCTAATGAAATTAAAGAAATTCTTTACAAGGAGTTAGGTATTAAATGCAATGATTAG
- a CDS encoding glucose PTS transporter subunit IIA — translation MSFLNKLKSIFIKKEEGSTEVPSQFIQDLVFNLGGISNITGFNNGATSLRYDVKDSSKVNVVELEKNGVEKVTIIGPRYVEIKLGEKADEVNAEVRKFITYFKKIEASTVHVQEGNLAPKKVQEEAEKKECNSDTCLSQTYDEDVEKVELLGITNSKILSVESLNDGVFSEKMLGDGIVFDISDKEIVDIISPIDGTLEVCFPSKHAYGIVSPNGLNILIHIGIDTVNLGGIGFETFVTQNEKIKKGQKLVTVNVKRILQDNLNPNVILIATNESKFKKFTEVKKNSKVNEVVAVITK, via the coding sequence ATGAGTTTTCTAAATAAATTAAAATCAATTTTTATTAAAAAAGAAGAAGGATCAACAGAAGTTCCCTCACAATTTATCCAAGATTTAGTTTTTAATCTTGGTGGTATAAGTAATATTACTGGATTTAATAATGGTGCAACAAGCTTAAGATACGATGTTAAAGATAGTTCTAAAGTTAATGTTGTTGAACTAGAAAAAAACGGAGTTGAAAAAGTTACGATTATTGGCCCTAGATATGTAGAAATTAAATTAGGAGAAAAAGCTGACGAAGTAAATGCAGAAGTTCGTAAATTTATTACATACTTCAAAAAAATCGAAGCAAGTACTGTGCATGTTCAAGAAGGAAATTTAGCTCCTAAGAAAGTTCAAGAAGAAGCTGAAAAAAAAGAATGTAACAGTGATACATGTTTATCACAAACATATGATGAGGATGTAGAAAAAGTAGAGTTATTAGGAATTACTAACTCTAAAATCCTAAGTGTAGAATCATTAAATGATGGTGTATTTAGTGAAAAAATGTTAGGTGATGGGATTGTATTTGATATTTCAGATAAGGAAATTGTTGATATTATCTCACCAATTGATGGAACATTAGAAGTGTGTTTCCCTTCTAAACATGCCTATGGCATTGTTTCACCAAATGGATTAAATATTTTAATTCACATTGGTATTGATACAGTTAATTTAGGTGGTATTGGATTCGAAACCTTTGTAACTCAAAATGAGAAAATTAAAAAAGGTCAAAAATTAGTTACTGTAAATGTAAAAAGAATTTTACAAGATAATTTAAATCCAAATGTTATTTTAATAGCTACAAATGAATCTAAATTCAAAAAATTTACAGAAGTTAAGAAAAATTCTAAAGTAAATGAAGTTGTCGCAGTGATAACAAAATAA